From the Fibrobacter sp. UWB4 genome, one window contains:
- a CDS encoding geranylgeranylglycerol-phosphate geranylgeranyltransferase, producing the protein MISTFSMLVKMTRPVNIVIAAITLVVGYMLLQHYPAVPVLILQMLGFATAIGFANIQNDILDFESDKLNRPERPLVTGKVSVKTARRACYALAVIMLLCGIGDSIFQNIQFIEIVKDPALAQEFGWMGTVILSFPVWFFALLGALLIAYNRKLKRSPIFKNITVAFLCTTPLLYAVQHFFNFSLTANPEEYMWAIIPAIPFAFLLTTAREIYKDLEDTTGDLKAGIMTFPLVAGDNVARRLAANIIIFTWISLPVPVFFLDKLFGHNYPPVFLAITLVTLTPCFVVAILSAHRKNYRRAQSVTKIAMFLGLLALMICILLPS; encoded by the coding sequence ATGATTTCCACATTCAGCATGCTCGTTAAAATGACCCGTCCGGTAAACATCGTGATTGCAGCAATCACGCTTGTTGTAGGCTACATGCTTTTACAGCATTACCCTGCCGTTCCAGTTTTGATTTTGCAGATGCTCGGGTTTGCAACAGCTATTGGCTTTGCCAACATCCAAAACGACATCCTTGATTTCGAAAGCGACAAGCTGAACCGTCCAGAACGCCCTCTCGTAACAGGCAAGGTCTCCGTAAAGACCGCTCGTAGAGCTTGCTACGCTCTCGCCGTCATCATGCTCCTCTGCGGAATTGGCGACAGCATCTTTCAGAACATACAGTTCATCGAAATCGTCAAAGACCCAGCACTCGCGCAGGAATTCGGATGGATGGGTACAGTCATCCTGTCGTTCCCGGTGTGGTTTTTCGCATTACTCGGCGCACTCCTCATCGCCTACAACCGCAAGCTCAAACGCTCCCCCATATTCAAGAACATAACCGTAGCATTCCTTTGCACAACGCCCCTGCTTTACGCCGTGCAGCACTTCTTCAATTTTTCACTGACCGCAAACCCAGAAGAATACATGTGGGCCATCATCCCCGCCATTCCGTTTGCATTCCTGCTGACCACAGCACGGGAAATTTACAAGGATCTCGAAGACACGACTGGAGACCTCAAAGCAGGCATCATGACGTTCCCGCTCGTCGCCGGAGACAATGTCGCCAGACGGCTTGCCGCAAACATCATCATATTCACGTGGATATCGCTCCCGGTTCCCGTGTTCTTCCTGGACAAGCTCTTTGGGCACAATTATCCGCCGGTTTTCCTTGCCATAACGCTGGTGACACTAACCCCATGCTTTGTCGTCGCCATCTTGAGCGCCCACCGCAAGAATTACCGTCGGGCACAATCCGTTACAAAGATTGCAATGTTCCTCGGGCTTTTGGCACTGATGATTTGCATTCTGCTTCCATCCTAG
- the purF gene encoding amidophosphoribosyltransferase → MLEELHEECGVISIYNGDNVARNVAMGLYALQHRGQESAGFAVSDGDKVRVRKSMGLVSTLLRDYNIDELQGFAGIGHVRYSTTGASTLANAQPILISCKWGQIAVAHNGNITNAPELRAEMEADGHIFQTTSDSEILLHEIARTKADTLGEAIKIAITKFTGSFCLVFLSKDTMYVARDGYGFRPLSIARMGKSWCVASETCAFDLLGANYVRDIQPGEFLTITKNGLHSERFTQKDRLAHCIFEYIYFSRPDSKIFEQSCDKIRRKMGKQLAKECPVDADIVISVPDSATTAALGYAQASGIRFEIGLLRNHYVGRTFIDPTQNVREQKVRLKFNPIEGVLKNKRVCVVEDSIVRGTTLRILSRMLRDAGALEVHIRIASPPVAHPCFFGMDFPSQGELAASSMTPDEIAKMLGVESLGYLSVEGMKNCTGEGENYCAACFDNCYPDYIGAHAEKTRCG, encoded by the coding sequence ATGCTCGAAGAATTGCATGAAGAATGCGGCGTCATCAGTATTTATAACGGTGACAATGTTGCCCGCAATGTAGCCATGGGACTTTACGCATTGCAGCACCGCGGCCAGGAAAGTGCCGGGTTCGCTGTTTCTGACGGAGACAAAGTCCGAGTCCGCAAGTCCATGGGTCTGGTTTCCACCCTTTTAAGAGATTACAACATCGACGAACTGCAAGGTTTTGCAGGCATTGGCCATGTGCGTTACAGCACCACAGGTGCCTCCACCCTCGCGAACGCTCAGCCGATTTTGATCAGCTGCAAGTGGGGACAAATCGCAGTCGCCCACAACGGGAACATCACAAACGCTCCCGAACTCCGCGCCGAGATGGAAGCCGACGGCCACATTTTCCAGACCACATCCGATTCTGAAATTCTCCTGCACGAAATCGCCCGCACCAAGGCGGACACTCTAGGCGAAGCCATCAAGATCGCCATTACTAAATTTACCGGCAGCTTCTGCCTCGTATTCTTAAGCAAAGACACGATGTACGTCGCCCGCGACGGTTACGGCTTTAGGCCTCTCTCAATTGCCCGCATGGGGAAATCCTGGTGCGTCGCCAGCGAAACCTGCGCATTCGACTTGCTCGGCGCAAACTACGTTCGCGACATCCAGCCCGGCGAATTCCTGACCATTACCAAGAACGGTCTCCATTCCGAACGCTTTACGCAAAAAGACCGCCTCGCCCACTGCATTTTCGAATACATCTACTTCAGCCGTCCGGACTCCAAGATTTTCGAGCAGAGCTGCGACAAGATTCGCCGCAAGATGGGCAAGCAGCTCGCCAAGGAATGCCCCGTCGATGCCGACATCGTTATTTCTGTGCCAGATAGCGCGACCACAGCCGCGCTCGGTTACGCACAAGCTAGCGGCATCCGTTTTGAAATTGGACTTTTGAGAAACCATTACGTGGGCCGTACATTCATTGACCCGACGCAAAACGTGCGCGAACAGAAAGTCCGCTTAAAGTTCAACCCGATTGAAGGTGTGCTTAAGAACAAACGCGTTTGCGTTGTCGAAGACTCCATCGTCCGTGGCACAACGCTTCGCATCCTCTCCAGAATGCTCCGCGATGCGGGCGCCCTCGAAGTGCACATCCGCATTGCATCGCCTCCGGTCGCACACCCGTGCTTCTTCGGGATGGACTTCCCGAGCCAGGGCGAACTTGCCGCAAGCTCCATGACTCCCGACGAAATCGCCAAGATGCTCGGCGTAGAAAGCCTCGGTTACCTGAGCGTCGAAGGCATGAAGAACTGCACCGGCGAAGGCGAAAACTACTGCGCCGCCTGCTTTGACAACTGCTACCCCGACTACATCGGCGCCCACGCCGAAAAGACGAGATGCGGATAG